In Paenibacillus sp. J23TS9, a single genomic region encodes these proteins:
- the mtnB gene encoding methylthioribulose 1-phosphate dehydratase gives MTFASINLEHKQQVLDELRHIKQQFAAKNWFPGTSGNLSMRVGDFDSEEFHFAITASGKDKSLSTPEDFLFVDKSGKAVETTNLKPSAETLIHCEIYRLTGCGAVFHVHTIFNNVISEWFGDQGAVPAQGIELIKAFNIWEENAPVSIPVLPNFAHIPSIAERVPDVLNPSIPGILLRGHGIYAWGKNAFEAKKHLEAFEFIFEYLYHSILLKNSVPQVIADGRR, from the coding sequence ATGACGTTTGCAAGCATCAATCTGGAGCATAAGCAGCAGGTGCTGGATGAGCTCCGTCACATTAAACAGCAATTTGCGGCTAAGAATTGGTTCCCGGGTACCAGTGGAAACCTATCCATGCGCGTAGGCGATTTTGATTCTGAGGAATTTCATTTCGCCATCACCGCCAGCGGTAAGGACAAATCGCTGAGTACACCTGAAGATTTTCTGTTCGTGGATAAAAGCGGCAAAGCCGTGGAAACGACGAACCTGAAGCCAAGCGCGGAGACCCTCATTCATTGCGAAATATACCGCTTGACCGGCTGCGGCGCAGTTTTTCATGTGCATACCATTTTCAATAATGTCATCAGTGAATGGTTCGGCGATCAAGGCGCTGTTCCGGCACAAGGGATCGAACTGATCAAAGCATTTAACATCTGGGAAGAAAATGCGCCTGTCTCCATTCCGGTGCTGCCCAACTTTGCCCATATCCCATCCATTGCCGAGCGCGTTCCCGACGTACTGAATCCAAGCATTCCCGGAATCCTGCTGCGTGGCCACGGCATTTACGCTTGGGGTAAAAACGCATTTGAAGCGAAGAAGCATCTGGAGGCCTTTGAATTTATTTTTGAATACTTATACCACAGCATACTGCTGAAAAACAGCGTGCCGCAGGTAATTGCCGACGGCCGCCGTTAA
- a CDS encoding 2-hydroxy-3-keto-5-methylthiopentenyl-1-phosphate phosphatase, translated as MTAGKKPVIFCDFDGTITLSDNIVAIMKHFKPEGYEPMMKRTVDQEITLREGVGNMFALLPSSRKDEIVDFVLSRAGIREGFREFLDYVKQENIEFYVTSGGMDFFIDPLLAPFDIPVSHIYCNSADFNGENIEILWPHPCQNPCDNGCGMCKTTVMRRFPEDQYERILIGDSLTDFEGAKIADMVYSRSILTDKCAELGVKHVPFQNFFDIMGDMKQKQQQGVL; from the coding sequence ATGACAGCAGGTAAAAAACCCGTCATCTTTTGCGATTTTGACGGAACCATCACACTTTCTGATAATATCGTCGCGATCATGAAGCATTTCAAGCCGGAAGGCTATGAACCGATGATGAAACGGACTGTGGATCAGGAAATCACGCTGCGTGAAGGCGTTGGCAACATGTTTGCCCTGCTGCCTTCCAGCCGGAAGGATGAAATCGTAGATTTCGTTCTCAGCCGTGCCGGTATCCGGGAAGGCTTCCGGGAATTTCTTGATTATGTGAAGCAGGAGAATATCGAATTTTACGTCACAAGCGGCGGCATGGACTTTTTTATCGATCCTCTGCTCGCTCCTTTTGACATTCCTGTAAGCCATATCTACTGCAACAGTGCTGATTTTAACGGTGAAAACATTGAAATTTTATGGCCGCATCCCTGCCAGAATCCATGTGACAATGGCTGCGGCATGTGTAAGACTACCGTGATGCGCCGTTTCCCTGAAGATCAATATGAGCGGATTCTGATCGGCGACAGCCTAACGGATTTTGAAGGAGCGAAGATTGCCGACATGGTCTATTCCCGTTCCATCCTCACCGATAAATGTGCCGAGCTGGGTGTTAAGCATGTACCTTTCCAGAACTTTTTTGATATCATGGGCGATATGAAACAGAAACAACAACAAGGAGTGCTGTAA
- a CDS encoding 2,3-diketo-5-methylthiopentyl-1-phosphate enolase yields the protein MNNCTATYRLYDDKADFRKKAESIAVGMTVGSWTELPQAKRESMQKHLGQVLKVDVHEPEGAQPGERYADVTIAYPDVNFSKDIPALLVTVFGKISMDGRIKLNHLGFSDDYLSAFPGPKFGISGIRDLLGVHDRPLLMSIFKSVIGLNMDELRDQFTRQALGGVDLIKDDEILFENELTPIEKRVEVCLKAAEAASRETGKKLLYAANLTGHTSSLKSQAKKAIQAGANGLLFNVLSYGYDVLHELSSDPEITVPIAAHPALAGAYYPSQHYGISASVLLGQLMRLAGADLVLFPSPYGSVTMPREENMAIRDELITSSLPIKTSMPVPSAGIHPGLVPLIMRDFGQDVVINAGGGIHGHPMGTEAGGRAFVQAIEAAQQSLRLADYAEAGHPELKAALEAWGGER from the coding sequence ATGAATAACTGCACAGCGACATACCGTTTATATGATGATAAAGCGGATTTCCGCAAAAAGGCTGAATCGATTGCTGTCGGCATGACTGTAGGGAGCTGGACTGAGCTCCCACAGGCCAAGCGGGAATCGATGCAAAAGCATCTGGGACAAGTTCTGAAAGTCGATGTCCATGAACCGGAAGGTGCTCAGCCGGGCGAACGCTACGCGGATGTGACGATTGCCTATCCGGATGTTAATTTCAGCAAGGATATACCGGCACTGCTAGTTACCGTTTTTGGTAAAATCTCTATGGACGGCCGCATTAAGTTGAACCACCTCGGATTCTCTGATGATTATCTCTCTGCTTTTCCAGGGCCGAAATTCGGCATTTCCGGCATCCGCGATCTTCTCGGTGTGCATGACCGGCCGCTGCTCATGAGCATTTTCAAATCCGTGATCGGCCTCAACATGGATGAGCTCCGGGATCAGTTTACGAGACAAGCCCTGGGCGGAGTTGATCTGATCAAAGACGATGAAATTCTGTTCGAGAATGAGCTTACCCCCATTGAAAAACGAGTCGAGGTCTGCCTGAAGGCGGCAGAAGCTGCAAGCCGTGAAACCGGCAAAAAGCTGCTCTATGCAGCCAATCTGACCGGGCATACGTCTAGTCTGAAGTCGCAAGCCAAAAAAGCGATCCAAGCCGGCGCCAATGGCCTTCTGTTCAACGTGCTGTCTTACGGCTATGATGTGCTGCATGAACTGAGCTCTGATCCGGAGATTACCGTTCCGATTGCTGCGCATCCAGCACTGGCAGGTGCTTATTACCCATCTCAGCACTACGGTATTTCAGCGTCGGTACTGCTTGGCCAGCTGATGCGTCTTGCAGGTGCAGATCTGGTCCTTTTCCCTTCGCCTTACGGTTCCGTAACCATGCCGCGTGAAGAGAATATGGCAATCCGCGATGAACTGATCACGAGTTCGCTCCCTATTAAAACCAGCATGCCGGTTCCTTCCGCAGGCATTCATCCCGGCCTTGTTCCGTTGATCATGCGTGACTTCGGCCAAGACGTGGTTATCAATGCAGGTGGCGGTATTCATGGTCATCCTATGGGTACAGAAGCCGGCGGACGAGCTTTCGTGCAGGCCATTGAAGCAGCTCAGCAGTCCCTCCGACTGGCCGATTACGCCGAAGCCGGACATCCGGAACTAAAGGCAGCTCTTGAGGCTTGGGGAGGAGAACGATAA
- the proC gene encoding pyrroline-5-carboxylate reductase: MSQQQAMITDPITFYGAGSMAEAIVKGLIGKSVLQPSDIMMLNRSNNRRLEELQQLYGVQVSNNADKLHDILQSSPVIVLAIKPKDAAEVLRNLGPLLSEDTLLVSVIAGLTIRTIQDLLGRKQPVARTMPNTSSSIGLGATGISYSKEINDRQRQTVMTLFGAVGTVTIVEEDKLEVLTGISGSGPAYIYYMMEAMMAAGIRGGLTPQQCRELTVQTVLGAARMVQLTGEEPAALRAKVTSPNGSTQAALETLDKGDFFETVIAAVARCAERSKEMGTALKEGIS; the protein is encoded by the coding sequence ATGAGTCAACAACAAGCGATGATTACAGATCCGATCACCTTTTACGGTGCCGGATCAATGGCCGAGGCTATAGTGAAAGGGCTGATCGGCAAGTCTGTTCTGCAGCCATCCGATATTATGATGCTGAACCGCAGCAACAACCGCCGTTTGGAAGAGCTGCAGCAGCTATACGGCGTGCAGGTCAGCAACAATGCCGACAAACTGCATGACATTTTGCAGAGTTCTCCGGTGATTGTGCTCGCCATTAAACCCAAAGATGCGGCGGAGGTTCTCAGAAACCTGGGTCCTCTGCTCTCAGAAGATACACTCCTTGTTTCAGTCATTGCCGGCCTGACCATCCGGACCATTCAAGACCTTTTGGGACGAAAGCAGCCGGTTGCGCGTACGATGCCGAATACTTCAAGCTCCATTGGACTTGGTGCAACAGGTATTTCTTATTCGAAAGAAATCAACGACCGGCAGCGTCAGACGGTTATGACCCTTTTCGGAGCCGTAGGTACCGTCACCATTGTCGAAGAAGACAAACTTGAAGTGCTCACAGGCATTTCCGGCAGCGGCCCAGCTTACATCTACTATATGATGGAAGCCATGATGGCTGCCGGTATCCGTGGTGGCTTGACTCCCCAGCAGTGCCGGGAACTGACCGTGCAAACGGTATTGGGTGCCGCCCGTATGGTCCAACTGACCGGCGAAGAACCGGCAGCGCTTAGAGCCAAGGTAACATCCCCTAACGGATCTACGCAGGCAGCACTCGAGACATTGGATAAAGGCGATTTCTTTGAAACGGTGATTGCTGCCGTGGCCCGCTGCGCGGAACGCTCGAAGGAAATGGGAACCGCTTTGAAGGAGGGAATTTCATGA
- a CDS encoding glutamate-5-semialdehyde dehydrogenase, with protein MSEIKMKAGKARSAAAVLNRLSTNQKNDALQLMADSLRNHKDDIIAANQEDLERGRAQGTSSSLLDRLALNPQRIEAIAEGLEQIIALPDPVGDVLDSFERPNGLQITKVRVPLGVIGIIYEARPNVTVDAAGLCLKAGNAVVLRGGSSALSSNRKIVEVLHTALSASPLPADAIQLIESADRSSVDEMLKLNGMLDVIIPRGGQSLIRNVVENATVPVIETGAGICHTYVDETAAPAMAEAIAVNAKVQRPSVCNSMETLLVNTRFAAAHLGHLADQLKNSGVEIRGCTETVKLIPWAVPAEEQDFATEYNDYILNIKLVDTLDEAMDHISRFSTKHSECIVTENTANAERFLQEVDAAAVYHNASTRFTDGFEFGFGAEIGISTQKLHARGPMGLPALTSTKYIIHGNGQIRG; from the coding sequence ATGAGTGAAATAAAAATGAAAGCCGGGAAGGCCCGTTCTGCCGCGGCTGTACTGAACAGGCTCAGTACCAATCAAAAAAATGATGCACTTCAGCTCATGGCTGACAGCTTACGTAATCATAAAGACGACATTATCGCAGCCAACCAGGAAGACCTTGAGCGCGGCCGTGCACAGGGCACATCTTCTTCCCTGCTGGACCGCCTTGCCCTAAATCCGCAGCGAATTGAAGCCATTGCCGAAGGACTGGAGCAGATTATCGCACTGCCAGACCCGGTCGGAGATGTACTCGACAGCTTTGAACGCCCCAACGGATTGCAAATCACTAAAGTCCGTGTCCCTCTCGGTGTCATCGGTATTATATATGAAGCGCGGCCCAACGTTACGGTCGATGCAGCAGGACTTTGTTTGAAAGCAGGCAATGCAGTCGTTCTGCGTGGGGGTTCGTCTGCGTTATCGTCCAATCGTAAAATTGTGGAAGTACTCCACACTGCCCTATCAGCGTCGCCGCTGCCTGCGGACGCAATTCAATTGATTGAAAGTGCGGACCGCTCGTCCGTAGATGAAATGCTGAAGCTGAACGGCATGCTGGATGTGATAATTCCCCGCGGCGGCCAATCGCTGATCCGTAACGTCGTGGAAAATGCCACGGTTCCCGTTATTGAGACAGGTGCAGGCATCTGTCATACTTATGTGGACGAAACGGCAGCGCCTGCCATGGCTGAGGCCATTGCGGTCAATGCCAAAGTTCAGCGGCCTTCGGTCTGCAATTCCATGGAGACGCTGCTCGTAAATACCCGCTTTGCTGCAGCCCATCTGGGCCATCTTGCAGATCAGCTGAAAAACTCCGGCGTAGAGATTCGCGGCTGCACGGAAACCGTCAAGCTCATACCTTGGGCTGTTCCCGCTGAGGAGCAGGATTTTGCAACAGAATATAACGATTATATTTTAAATATAAAATTGGTCGATACTCTAGATGAGGCCATGGATCATATTTCCCGCTTCAGCACCAAGCATTCGGAGTGCATTGTTACCGAAAATACAGCAAACGCCGAGCGCTTCCTTCAGGAAGTCGACGCAGCTGCGGTCTATCACAACGCTTCCACCCGGTTCACGGACGGATTTGAATTCGGCTTCGGTGCGGAAATCGGAATCAGTACCCAAAAGCTTCATGCACGCGGTCCGATGGGACTTCCCGCATTGACGTCAACCAAATACATTATCCATGGCAATGGACAAATTCGCGGGTAG
- the proB gene encoding glutamate 5-kinase, producing MSTRVVVKIGSSSLTSVEGGLSRDAVAFFASEIAALKQAGCEILLVTSGAVAAGFRAIGYSFRPKLLHEKQAAAAVGQALLMQAYQEVFASHGITTAQILLTRTDFGNRKRMNNAGMTIEELLKQGSIPIINENDTVSIDELKFGDNDTLSALVANLVKAQQLLILTDMDGLYTGDPRKHPNAVRFEHVEEITEEIYSIAGGAGSSVGTGGMRSKIDAAKIATRGGVPVFVGKADSIGDLQNAVSGQGRGTYFDTHLNSLPMKKQWLGFMSTPLGSLKVDPGAEQALVNGGHSLLPVGIKEVEGHFQTGDVVEVLSLEGTVLGRGIVNYDDEQLRRIQGMSSSEVIQTLELVHRLEVIHRDEWITLK from the coding sequence ATGTCGACGCGCGTCGTCGTCAAAATTGGAAGCAGCTCGCTCACATCCGTCGAAGGTGGCCTCAGCCGTGATGCTGTAGCATTTTTCGCGAGTGAAATTGCTGCTTTGAAACAAGCTGGCTGTGAAATTCTGCTGGTTACCTCCGGAGCAGTCGCCGCGGGATTCCGTGCGATTGGTTATAGCTTCCGCCCTAAGCTTCTGCATGAAAAGCAAGCTGCGGCGGCCGTTGGCCAGGCACTGCTAATGCAGGCTTATCAGGAGGTATTTGCCTCCCATGGCATTACAACCGCGCAAATCCTCCTCACCCGTACGGATTTCGGAAACCGCAAGCGGATGAATAATGCCGGCATGACGATTGAAGAACTGCTGAAGCAAGGCTCCATCCCGATCATAAATGAAAATGACACCGTATCGATTGATGAGCTGAAGTTTGGTGACAATGATACCTTATCCGCACTGGTAGCCAACCTGGTAAAGGCGCAGCAGCTTCTCATTCTGACCGACATGGACGGACTATACACGGGTGACCCCCGTAAACATCCGAATGCTGTGCGTTTCGAGCATGTTGAAGAGATCACCGAAGAGATTTACTCCATTGCCGGAGGAGCCGGATCTTCTGTTGGTACAGGTGGTATGCGTTCCAAGATCGATGCCGCCAAAATCGCCACACGCGGGGGGGTTCCCGTATTTGTGGGCAAAGCGGACTCAATCGGTGATTTGCAAAACGCCGTTTCGGGTCAAGGCAGAGGAACCTATTTTGATACCCACCTTAACTCATTGCCGATGAAAAAACAGTGGCTCGGATTTATGTCTACGCCGCTAGGCTCGCTGAAGGTAGATCCGGGTGCGGAGCAGGCCTTGGTAAATGGAGGACACAGTCTTTTGCCCGTTGGCATCAAAGAGGTTGAAGGACATTTTCAGACAGGCGATGTTGTTGAAGTGCTTAGTCTGGAAGGCACAGTTCTCGGACGTGGAATTGTGAACTATGACGATGAGCAGCTGCGCCGGATTCAAGGCATGAGCAGCTCTGAAGTCATTCAGACACTGGAGCTGGTCCATCGTCTTGAAGTGATTCACAGAGATGAATGGATTACATTAAAATAA
- a CDS encoding pyridoxal phosphate-dependent aminotransferase: MKPTDNPSYQSAFHIKPAEVMNQLPTQFFATLVQKVNREINAGHDVINLGQGNPDTPTPGHIVKAVQEAAANPLYHKYSPFTGFSFLKEAIAKRYLEDYGVELDPETEVAVLFGGKTGLVQLPQILLNPGDLCLVPDPGYPDYWSGVALAKAEMSFMPLRKDNAFLPDFGSISEADRRRAKLMFLNYPNNPTSATAPLSFYEDTVKFAAENGIVVASDFAYGAIGFDGQRPVSFLQAPHAKEVGVEFYTLSKTYNMAGWRVGFALGNREIISMINLLQDHIYVSLFGGIQAAAGEALTASQDCVYELVKRYESRRNAFFTGLADIGWQAEKPGGSFFSWLPVPKGYTSTSFADLLLQEAKVAVAPGIGFGEHGEGYVRVGLLTSEERLQEAARRIGELKLFK, encoded by the coding sequence ATGAAACCGACAGACAACCCTTCATATCAATCGGCTTTTCATATTAAACCCGCAGAAGTGATGAACCAGCTGCCTACACAATTTTTTGCCACTCTTGTACAAAAAGTGAACCGTGAAATCAACGCAGGCCATGATGTAATTAATTTGGGACAAGGCAATCCTGACACACCGACACCGGGCCACATCGTGAAAGCTGTTCAGGAAGCAGCCGCCAATCCGCTCTATCATAAATATTCGCCTTTTACAGGCTTCAGCTTCCTGAAGGAAGCCATTGCGAAGCGTTACCTGGAGGATTACGGCGTTGAACTCGATCCTGAAACCGAGGTAGCCGTTCTGTTCGGCGGCAAAACCGGACTTGTACAGCTCCCGCAAATTTTGCTCAATCCCGGCGATCTTTGCCTGGTTCCTGATCCGGGCTACCCGGATTATTGGTCTGGTGTAGCACTCGCCAAAGCCGAAATGTCCTTTATGCCATTACGTAAGGATAATGCCTTCCTGCCGGACTTTGGAAGCATTTCCGAGGCTGACCGTCGACGGGCGAAGCTGATGTTCCTGAACTATCCGAATAATCCGACTTCCGCTACGGCACCTTTGTCTTTTTATGAGGATACCGTCAAATTTGCTGCAGAAAATGGCATTGTCGTGGCCAGCGATTTCGCTTACGGCGCCATCGGATTTGACGGACAGCGCCCGGTGAGCTTCCTTCAGGCACCGCATGCCAAGGAAGTCGGGGTTGAGTTCTACACCCTCTCCAAAACCTATAACATGGCAGGCTGGCGCGTGGGCTTTGCCCTCGGCAACCGCGAGATCATCTCAATGATCAACCTGCTCCAGGATCATATCTATGTCAGCTTGTTCGGCGGTATTCAGGCTGCGGCAGGCGAGGCTCTAACCGCTTCCCAAGACTGCGTGTATGAGCTGGTCAAGCGCTACGAATCCCGTAGAAATGCTTTTTTCACAGGTCTGGCCGACATCGGCTGGCAGGCTGAGAAGCCTGGAGGCTCTTTTTTCAGCTGGCTGCCTGTGCCCAAAGGATATACCTCCACATCCTTCGCTGATTTGCTGCTTCAAGAAGCCAAGGTTGCTGTTGCACCGGGCATCGGTTTTGGTGAGCATGGCGAAGGCTATGTCCGCGTGGGGCTCCTGACTTCCGAAGAAAGGCTTCAGGAGGCTGCAAGACGGATCGGAGAGCTTAAACTTTTTAAATAA
- a CDS encoding carbon-nitrogen family hydrolase has translation MGHMDENQLAVALIQADIEIGSPQANKAHLEELLEKAIQGESKPDLLVLPEMWNTGYALEQIQDIADPEGKESRTWLSSFAKKHHVMIVGGSVAVKKGDQIFNTMYAFDRNGQQVGEYSKLHLFRLMDEEKHLTAGEAVVTFDLDGFKVGASICYDIRFPELARSLALGGTKMLIVPAEWPHPRLHHWRTLLMARAIENQMYVIACNRVGSSRGTDFFGHSLIIDPWGEIVAEGSESEEIVTGLISPELVDEVRGRIPVFADRRPEFYTDK, from the coding sequence ATGGGACATATGGATGAGAACCAGCTGGCTGTCGCCTTGATTCAGGCGGATATTGAAATAGGCAGTCCGCAAGCGAATAAAGCACATCTTGAGGAATTATTGGAGAAGGCCATACAGGGTGAATCGAAGCCCGATCTTCTGGTACTGCCTGAAATGTGGAATACCGGATATGCATTGGAGCAAATTCAGGATATCGCTGATCCGGAAGGAAAGGAATCCCGGACATGGCTGTCGTCTTTCGCCAAAAAACATCATGTCATGATTGTGGGCGGATCGGTTGCTGTCAAAAAAGGGGATCAAATCTTTAATACGATGTATGCCTTTGATCGGAATGGCCAGCAGGTTGGAGAATATTCCAAGCTGCATTTATTCAGGCTGATGGATGAAGAGAAGCATTTAACGGCTGGTGAGGCTGTGGTTACCTTTGATTTGGATGGATTCAAGGTTGGGGCTTCCATCTGTTACGACATCCGTTTCCCTGAGCTTGCCCGAAGCCTGGCACTTGGCGGCACAAAGATGCTTATCGTACCTGCCGAATGGCCGCATCCGCGCCTTCATCACTGGCGTACGCTTTTGATGGCAAGAGCCATTGAAAATCAGATGTATGTGATTGCCTGCAACCGTGTGGGCAGCAGCCGGGGAACGGATTTCTTCGGTCATTCCCTGATCATTGATCCTTGGGGTGAAATTGTGGCTGAGGGCAGCGAATCGGAGGAAATTGTAACGGGTCTGATCTCACCGGAGCTGGTAGATGAGGTCCGGGGACGGATCCCCGTGTTTGCAGACCGTCGGCCGGAGTTTTATACGGATAAATAA
- a CDS encoding LysR family transcriptional regulator, which produces MELRQLQYALQIASERNFSRAAEKLHIAQPSLSQQLSKLEKELGVLLFQRNTSTVELTHAGSLFMDQAQKIMDAVELLRQEMSDISQLRGGKVMVGSMPITGAHLLPHVLPSFKQKYPEIEIALLEDSSMNLEKLTAGGKTDLSLLSLPLQEPSLTYEIIGEEKIDLAVPAGHPLAERAKGGKPIPVRIEELSGESFIVLKKGQGFRKITLDLCQKAGFEPKVVFESNNMETIQSLVATGMGITLVPRFISRSSRSEFVPVYLPLAEPVPSRTLVIAYRRGRYLSKAAEAFIDTFKETMQELVK; this is translated from the coding sequence ATGGAATTGAGACAACTCCAATACGCCTTGCAAATCGCTTCGGAGCGAAATTTTTCCCGGGCAGCCGAAAAGCTGCATATCGCCCAGCCATCCTTAAGCCAACAGCTCTCCAAGCTTGAAAAGGAGCTGGGGGTGCTTCTTTTTCAGCGGAATACCAGCACGGTTGAGCTTACCCATGCCGGCTCGCTATTTATGGATCAGGCTCAAAAGATCATGGACGCCGTAGAGCTGCTGCGCCAGGAAATGTCGGATATCTCCCAGCTTAGAGGGGGGAAGGTTATGGTCGGTAGTATGCCGATTACGGGTGCCCACCTGCTGCCCCATGTCCTTCCTTCTTTTAAACAAAAATATCCCGAGATTGAAATTGCATTACTTGAGGATTCATCCATGAATCTGGAAAAGCTGACGGCCGGAGGTAAAACCGATTTGAGCCTGCTCTCCCTACCGCTGCAGGAGCCTTCCCTTACCTATGAAATTATAGGGGAAGAAAAAATAGATCTCGCGGTCCCAGCCGGCCATCCGCTTGCGGAGAGGGCCAAGGGCGGCAAACCTATACCCGTCCGTATCGAAGAACTGAGCGGAGAATCATTTATCGTTCTGAAAAAAGGACAGGGCTTCCGAAAGATCACATTAGACTTGTGTCAAAAGGCGGGATTTGAACCGAAAGTGGTATTCGAGAGCAATAATATGGAAACCATCCAATCACTGGTAGCCACGGGAATGGGAATTACCTTGGTACCGCGGTTTATCTCACGTTCTTCGAGAAGTGAATTTGTCCCTGTGTACTTACCGCTAGCCGAGCCCGTTCCAAGCCGGACACTCGTGATCGCTTACCGCCGTGGGCGCTACCTGTCCAAAGCCGCTGAGGCTTTTATCGATACCTTTAAAGAAACCATGCAGGAGTTAGTGAAATAA
- the leuC gene encoding 3-isopropylmalate dehydratase large subunit translates to MSKRTMFEKIWDNHVIHQEAGKPSILYIDLHLVHEVTSPQAFEGLRLSGRKVRRPELTFATMDHNVPTKDRFNIKDPISKQQIDTLTQNCRDFGVTLFDLDTIDQGVVHVMGPELGLTHPGKTIVCGDSHTSTHGAFGALAFGIGTSEVEHVLATQCLQQAKAKTMEVRFVGKRKAGITAKDMILGVIAKYGTDFATGYVIEYTGEAIRELTMEERMTVCNMSIEGGARAGMIAPDETTFEYLRGRQHVPAGSDYDSRVEEWKQLVTDEGASYDLVLEFDMESLIPQVTWGTSPGMGTDITSKVPVPSELPTENERKAAEKALEYMGLVPGTPMNEIPVDYVFIGSCTNGRIEDLRAAAEVAKGYKVSDQVTAIVVPGSGRVKLQAEAEGLDKIFVEAGFEWRDAGCSMCLAMNPDVLQPGQRCASTSNRNFEGRQGRGGRTHLVSPAMAAAAAIKGRFTDVREWNIKSDVVS, encoded by the coding sequence ATGAGTAAAAGAACAATGTTTGAGAAAATTTGGGATAACCACGTTATTCATCAGGAAGCAGGCAAGCCGAGTATCCTATACATCGATTTGCATCTCGTCCATGAAGTTACTTCCCCGCAGGCGTTTGAAGGACTTCGCCTCAGCGGACGCAAGGTTCGCCGCCCTGAGCTGACCTTTGCTACCATGGACCATAACGTACCAACCAAAGACCGTTTCAACATTAAAGACCCGATTTCCAAGCAGCAGATCGATACCCTCACTCAAAACTGCCGTGATTTCGGCGTAACACTGTTTGATCTCGATACGATTGATCAAGGCGTCGTGCATGTTATGGGACCGGAACTGGGTTTAACACATCCAGGCAAAACGATCGTTTGCGGTGACAGCCATACTTCTACGCATGGTGCTTTCGGCGCTCTGGCGTTCGGTATCGGAACCAGTGAAGTTGAGCATGTCCTCGCGACACAATGCTTGCAGCAGGCTAAAGCCAAAACAATGGAAGTCCGCTTTGTAGGTAAACGTAAAGCCGGCATCACTGCAAAAGATATGATCCTTGGCGTAATCGCCAAATACGGCACGGATTTTGCTACTGGCTATGTTATTGAATACACAGGTGAAGCGATTCGTGAGCTGACGATGGAAGAACGCATGACTGTATGCAATATGTCCATCGAAGGTGGAGCACGCGCTGGGATGATCGCACCGGATGAGACTACATTCGAGTATCTTCGTGGTCGCCAGCATGTGCCGGCAGGCAGTGATTATGACAGCCGTGTAGAAGAATGGAAGCAGCTTGTGACCGACGAAGGCGCTTCATACGATTTGGTTCTTGAGTTTGATATGGAGTCCTTGATCCCTCAAGTGACCTGGGGCACAAGCCCGGGCATGGGGACAGACATCACATCAAAAGTACCTGTACCTTCCGAATTGCCAACTGAAAATGAACGCAAGGCTGCTGAAAAAGCCCTCGAATATATGGGTCTGGTACCAGGCACACCTATGAATGAAATTCCAGTCGATTATGTATTTATCGGCTCTTGCACCAATGGACGGATTGAAGATCTGCGCGCGGCTGCAGAAGTAGCCAAAGGCTATAAGGTATCGGATCAGGTGACAGCCATTGTCGTTCCTGGATCCGGACGCGTGAAGCTTCAAGCCGAAGCTGAAGGTCTCGACAAAATCTTTGTTGAAGCTGGTTTTGAATGGCGCGATGCCGGCTGCAGTATGTGTCTGGCGATGAATCCGGATGTGCTTCAGCCTGGACAACGCTGCGCTTCAACCTCAAACCGTAACTTTGAAGGACGTCAAGGACGCGGTGGACGGACGCATCTGGTTTCTCCTGCCATGGCTGCTGCTGCAGCGATCAAAGGCCGGTTTACGGATGTCCGCGAATGGAATATTAAATCTGATGTGGTTAGCTAA